The following proteins are co-located in the Deinococcus radiotolerans genome:
- a CDS encoding S8 family peptidase has translation MPGRVLVSSVPGGSQLSTLGVQAQAVAPGLAVVTAPAGQEAALASRLHAQGAQVQPDYLYQSLATPNDPGVPGNVGVPIGGARYVQTYLTRVKAPDAWAFLQSCGKQPEAASTAVLDSLVNTSHPDLQSRLGTARSYLNGTPSDTSGHGTATTGEIAATTNNSQGLAGMTWSGAVLPMEVIGQTGASTTTITQAVNDAVKLGVKVLNMSLGAAITTASDPDPALSSALTTAAKSVVIVAAAGNEPGKGLFYPASHPDVIAVGAAGADDAPTCYSAQPSAAQPGSDTHYMLAPGGTGACAGAMNATQMLLLNQAGGYTLEAGTSFAAPLVSGAAALMRAANPNLSAATTRDILLTSARKTNSGTRFLDVNAAVRAATR, from the coding sequence GTGCCCGGACGTGTCCTCGTGAGCAGCGTCCCTGGAGGATCGCAACTCTCCACCCTGGGTGTGCAGGCGCAGGCAGTCGCACCTGGCCTAGCCGTTGTCACAGCACCCGCCGGGCAGGAGGCTGCCCTGGCCAGTCGCCTCCACGCTCAGGGTGCTCAGGTGCAACCGGACTACCTGTATCAGTCGCTTGCCACGCCAAATGATCCGGGCGTCCCCGGGAACGTCGGCGTGCCGATCGGTGGCGCCCGATACGTCCAGACGTACCTGACGCGAGTGAAAGCCCCAGACGCGTGGGCTTTCCTCCAGAGCTGCGGGAAGCAGCCTGAGGCAGCCAGCACTGCCGTGCTCGACTCCCTCGTGAACACCTCCCATCCGGACCTTCAGAGCCGCCTCGGTACGGCCCGCTCCTACCTGAACGGCACACCGTCCGACACGAGTGGGCACGGCACAGCCACCACAGGTGAAATCGCCGCGACAACGAACAACAGCCAGGGACTGGCCGGCATGACCTGGAGCGGCGCCGTTCTCCCCATGGAAGTCATCGGGCAGACCGGGGCCTCCACGACCACCATCACGCAGGCCGTGAATGACGCAGTGAAACTGGGCGTGAAAGTCCTGAACATGAGCCTGGGCGCCGCCATCACGACCGCCAGCGACCCTGACCCGGCCCTCTCCAGCGCATTGACCACCGCTGCTAAAAGCGTGGTCATCGTGGCCGCCGCAGGCAACGAACCAGGAAAGGGCCTGTTCTACCCCGCCAGCCACCCGGACGTCATTGCCGTCGGCGCAGCCGGAGCTGACGACGCCCCCACCTGCTACAGCGCCCAGCCCAGCGCCGCACAACCTGGATCCGACACGCACTACATGCTCGCCCCAGGCGGCACGGGCGCGTGTGCCGGGGCCATGAACGCCACGCAGATGCTGCTCCTGAATCAGGCCGGTGGGTACACCCTGGAAGCCGGAACCAGCTTCGCCGCGCCGCTCGTGTCCGGCGCCGCAGCCCTCATGCGCGCCGCCAACCCCAACCTGAGTGCCGCAACGACACGTGACATCCTGCTCACCAGCGCCCGGAAGACCAATAGTGGAACTCGTTTCCTTGACGTCAACGCTGCCGTGAGGGCCGCCACCCGCTGA
- a CDS encoding type II secretion system F family protein: MPVFEYRVRDRSGKVLKSQMEAETANQVRDALRSKGLMIVEIKPPKAGLNADVKIPFLDNRPPGLKQVAIFSKQLATLINAGVPLVQSLAILQRQIEHKGFQGVVKEMRSEIEAGTPLSDAIAKHPKIFDRLYLNLVRAGETSGTLDSVLERVAAFQEKELALRGKIKSALTYPAVVLTFAVLITYFLLTTIVPQFANILSQLNAPLPFITKMLMAVSSFLQHQILILVAIIVGLTFLYRWYYKTPKGRVVIDDIKLKTPILGNLIQKSAISSFARTFGLLISSGVNIIESLEITKGTANNAIVEDSIENAKSVVMVGEQMSSSLATSKVFPPMVVSMISIGEETGSLDDMLNKVADFYDREVDEAVDSMTAAIEPLMIVFLGGIVGTIVAGMFLPMFAIIGQLSQ; this comes from the coding sequence ATGCCCGTCTTTGAATACCGAGTGCGTGACCGCTCCGGCAAGGTGCTGAAATCCCAGATGGAAGCCGAGACGGCCAACCAGGTCCGGGACGCCCTGCGCTCCAAGGGCCTGATGATCGTCGAGATCAAACCGCCCAAAGCGGGCCTGAACGCCGACGTCAAGATTCCCTTCCTCGACAACCGCCCCCCGGGCCTCAAGCAGGTCGCCATTTTCAGCAAGCAGCTCGCCACGCTGATCAACGCCGGGGTGCCCCTCGTCCAGTCCCTGGCGATCCTGCAACGCCAGATTGAACACAAAGGCTTCCAGGGTGTCGTCAAGGAGATGCGCAGCGAGATCGAGGCGGGCACGCCCCTCAGTGACGCCATCGCCAAGCACCCCAAGATCTTCGACCGACTCTACCTGAACCTTGTCCGCGCCGGGGAAACCAGCGGCACCCTTGACTCCGTTCTGGAGCGTGTCGCTGCCTTCCAAGAAAAAGAACTCGCGCTGCGCGGCAAGATCAAGAGTGCCCTCACCTACCCGGCCGTCGTGCTTACGTTCGCGGTTCTCATCACTTATTTCCTGCTCACGACCATCGTGCCGCAGTTCGCGAACATCCTTTCACAGCTGAATGCGCCTCTGCCCTTCATCACCAAGATGCTGATGGCCGTCTCCTCGTTCCTGCAACACCAGATCCTGATTCTGGTCGCCATCATCGTCGGCTTGACCTTCCTGTACCGCTGGTACTATAAGACGCCCAAGGGTCGAGTCGTCATTGATGACATCAAACTGAAGACCCCAATTTTGGGGAACCTCATTCAGAAAAGCGCGATCTCCTCCTTCGCCCGCACGTTCGGTCTGCTGATCAGCAGCGGCGTGAACATCATCGAGAGCCTCGAGATCACGAAAGGCACCGCGAACAACGCCATCGTCGAGGACAGCATCGAGAACGCCAAGAGCGTCGTGATGGTCGGTGAGCAGATGAGCAGCAGCCTCGCCACAAGCAAGGTCTTCCCGCCCATGGTGGTCAGCATGATCAGCATCGGCGAAGAAACCGGCTCGCTGGATGACATGCTGAACAAAGTCGCCGATTTCTACGACCGTGAAGTGGACGAAGCAGTTGACAGCATGACCGCCGCAATCGAACCGCTGATGATCGTCTTCCTGGGCGGTATCGTCGGAACGATCGTCGCCGGCATGTTCCTCCCCATGTTCGCCATCATCGGTCAGCTCAGCCAGTAA
- a CDS encoding L-threonylcarbamoyladenylate synthase, with translation MTRKLLQIAPGEPWVSWLNRAEEVLRAGGVVAYPSETVWGLAALPDVQGVQRLFEVKGRSESKPVQASFLNLSVARPFVEAADTFERLTVFLPGPLTIVTPASAACPVTLAPGGRVGVRVPDHPVALALLERMGGVLATTSCNRSGAPAALSAVEAQQLGLADLVVPDGGVRALGLPSTVLDLAARRVLRKGAIPAAQIMAVLEGAP, from the coding sequence TTGACGAGAAAATTGTTACAGATCGCGCCGGGGGAGCCGTGGGTGTCCTGGCTGAACCGCGCTGAAGAGGTGCTGCGTGCTGGCGGCGTGGTGGCCTATCCCAGTGAGACGGTATGGGGTCTGGCCGCTCTGCCCGACGTGCAGGGCGTACAGCGGCTGTTCGAGGTGAAGGGGCGCAGCGAGTCGAAGCCGGTGCAGGCGTCGTTCCTGAACCTGAGTGTGGCGCGCCCGTTCGTGGAGGCTGCGGACACGTTCGAGCGGCTGACGGTGTTTCTGCCGGGGCCGCTGACGATCGTGACGCCCGCCTCGGCGGCCTGCCCGGTGACGCTCGCGCCGGGTGGGCGGGTGGGGGTGCGGGTGCCGGATCATCCGGTCGCGCTGGCCCTGCTGGAGCGAATGGGGGGCGTCCTGGCGACGACCAGCTGCAACCGCAGTGGGGCGCCTGCGGCCCTGAGCGCGGTGGAGGCGCAGCAGCTGGGTCTTGCGGATCTGGTGGTGCCGGACGGTGGGGTGAGGGCGCTGGGGCTGCCCAGCACGGTCCTGGACCTTGCCGCGCGGCGGGTGCTGCGCAAGGGTGCCATTCCGGCGGCCCAGATCATGGCCGTGCTGGAGGGAGCGCCGTGA
- the scpB gene encoding SMC-Scp complex subunit ScpB, which produces MSGPSLSALIGAALLAAGRPVTLRELSLVLGTPEDAARREVEAFAARVAAGDLGFQVEAVAGGYRLVVPPGTAPHLAPLLSPPPLPALSSAALEVLAVVAYRQPVTRVEIEAMRGGSASTVVTLQERELVKVVGRSDAVGQPLLYGTTERFLLEFGLTSLEDLPPLEAGNFAHLLRS; this is translated from the coding sequence GTGAGCGGTCCGTCTCTGTCTGCCTTGATTGGCGCGGCGCTGCTCGCGGCGGGGCGGCCGGTGACGTTGCGGGAGCTGTCGCTGGTGCTGGGCACCCCGGAGGATGCGGCGCGGCGTGAAGTGGAGGCGTTCGCGGCGCGCGTGGCTGCCGGGGACCTGGGCTTTCAGGTGGAGGCCGTGGCGGGCGGGTACCGGCTGGTGGTGCCGCCGGGCACCGCGCCTCACCTGGCGCCGCTGCTGTCTCCGCCGCCCTTACCGGCCCTGAGCAGCGCGGCGCTGGAGGTCCTGGCGGTGGTCGCGTACCGGCAGCCGGTCACGCGGGTGGAGATCGAGGCGATGCGGGGCGGCAGTGCCAGCACGGTCGTGACCCTGCAAGAGCGGGAGCTGGTGAAGGTGGTGGGCCGGTCGGACGCGGTGGGTCAGCCGCTGCTGTACGGGACCACCGAGCGGTTTCTGCTGGAGTTCGGCCTGACGTCCCTGGAGGACCTGCCGCCGCTGGAAGCGGGGAATTTCGCGCACCTGCTGCGCAGCTGA
- a CDS encoding DUF4388 domain-containing protein, translated as MTQSSASLEPFDFLELLYLLSEQGRSGVLHVYRPDGQFQAWLESGRVRHLQLGEARGAQALTRLMQDPIGRFHFDEGVTHPDPRLDVSLDEVAMEALEALPVQDLPFDGPARITAPERLRCLRWSMKELDVLQMIEAQKPLGDLNGDPEVHRLLLKLIRIGLLVPRRSRTARLVVAVTRQVRDVVLVDEVIFRRWKEDIVRHPQFVAVKRDSGQVVTLPVRVGANITNQLHIPPELLMRTSLRAGESVLVKPV; from the coding sequence ATGACCCAGTCCTCTGCAAGTCTCGAACCGTTCGATTTCCTTGAACTGCTGTACCTGCTCTCCGAGCAGGGCCGCAGCGGCGTTCTGCACGTGTACCGCCCGGACGGTCAGTTCCAGGCGTGGCTGGAGAGCGGCCGCGTGCGGCACCTGCAACTGGGTGAGGCCCGGGGCGCGCAGGCCCTGACGCGCCTCATGCAGGACCCCATCGGACGCTTCCATTTCGATGAGGGGGTCACGCACCCGGATCCACGCCTGGACGTGTCGCTGGACGAGGTGGCCATGGAAGCCCTGGAGGCGCTGCCCGTGCAGGACCTGCCGTTCGACGGGCCCGCGCGGATCACGGCGCCGGAGCGGCTGCGTTGCCTGCGCTGGAGCATGAAGGAACTGGATGTCCTGCAGATGATCGAGGCGCAGAAGCCACTCGGTGACCTGAACGGTGACCCGGAGGTGCACCGCCTGCTGCTGAAACTCATCCGGATCGGGCTGCTCGTGCCGCGCCGGTCCCGCACGGCGAGACTGGTGGTGGCCGTCACGCGGCAGGTGCGGGACGTGGTGCTCGTGGATGAGGTGATCTTCCGGCGCTGGAAGGAGGACATCGTGCGCCACCCGCAGTTCGTGGCTGTGAAGCGTGATTCGGGGCAGGTGGTGACGCTGCCGGTGCGTGTGGGGGCGAACATCACCAACCAGCTGCACATCCCGCCGGAACTGCTGATGCGCACGTCCCTGCGGGCCGGGGAGAGCGTGCTCGTCAAACCCGTCTGA
- the gatA gene encoding Asp-tRNA(Asn)/Glu-tRNA(Gln) amidotransferase subunit GatA, whose translation MAFTSAAQQARRIQARDLSPQDLTTQALTRIESARELNAVVSVNPNALAQARAVQSRLEAGESLPLAGVPVIVKDNINVTGTETTCGSRILRGYVSPYDATAAARLTRAGAVIVAKANMDEFAMGSSTESSAHGPTLNPWGLDRVPGGSSGGSAVAVAANLVDISLGSDTGGSVRQPAAFTGVYGLKPTYGRVSRSGLVAYASSLDQIGPFARTAEDLALIMNVIAGHDPLDATSLDAPPTFAAGTPDDLRGLRVGVITESLAGNTAGVDSVLSAMLDALRGAGATVSEVSVPELKYAIAAYYLIAMPEASSNLARFDGMVYGQRAAGSDLTEAMTLTREQGFGPEVQRRILIGTYALSSGYYDAYYSKAMKVRRLIADRFTQAFAQFDVLVTPTSPFPAFRRGEKTSDPLAMYAADVDTVAINLAGLPALSVPAGFDTAGGVRLPVGIQFIAPPLQDERLVRIAGGLEGIGIAQPQVAPGY comes from the coding sequence ATGGCCTTCACCTCCGCTGCACAGCAGGCGCGCCGCATTCAGGCGCGTGACCTCTCCCCGCAGGACCTGACCACGCAGGCCCTGACCCGCATCGAGTCGGCCCGCGAGCTGAATGCCGTCGTCAGCGTCAATCCGAACGCGCTTGCTCAGGCGCGGGCGGTGCAGTCGCGCCTGGAGGCAGGGGAGAGCCTGCCTCTGGCGGGCGTGCCGGTGATCGTGAAGGACAACATCAACGTGACGGGCACGGAAACGACCTGCGGGAGCCGCATCCTGCGTGGTTACGTGAGCCCCTACGACGCCACCGCCGCCGCGCGCCTGACGCGGGCGGGCGCGGTGATCGTCGCGAAGGCGAACATGGACGAGTTCGCGATGGGCAGCTCCACCGAGAGCAGCGCGCACGGCCCCACCCTGAACCCCTGGGGCCTGGATCGCGTGCCGGGCGGCAGCAGCGGCGGGAGCGCCGTGGCGGTCGCCGCGAACCTCGTGGACATCAGCCTGGGCAGCGACACGGGCGGCAGCGTCCGGCAGCCCGCCGCGTTCACCGGCGTGTACGGCCTGAAACCCACGTACGGCCGCGTGAGCCGCTCCGGGCTGGTCGCGTACGCCAGCAGCCTCGACCAGATCGGGCCCTTTGCCCGCACCGCCGAGGACCTGGCACTCATCATGAACGTCATCGCCGGGCACGATCCGCTGGACGCCACCAGCCTTGACGCGCCACCCACCTTCGCGGCGGGCACGCCGGACGACCTGCGGGGCCTGCGGGTGGGCGTGATCACCGAGAGCCTCGCGGGGAACACGGCCGGTGTGGATAGCGTGCTCAGCGCCATGCTGGACGCCCTGCGCGGCGCGGGCGCGACCGTCAGTGAAGTCAGCGTGCCGGAACTGAAGTACGCCATCGCCGCTTACTACCTGATCGCCATGCCCGAGGCGAGCAGCAACCTCGCGCGGTTCGACGGCATGGTGTACGGCCAGCGCGCGGCGGGCAGCGACCTGACCGAGGCGATGACCCTCACCCGCGAGCAGGGCTTCGGGCCCGAGGTGCAGCGCCGCATCCTGATCGGCACGTACGCCCTCTCCAGCGGGTACTACGACGCGTACTACAGCAAGGCCATGAAGGTCCGGCGCCTGATCGCCGACCGCTTCACGCAGGCCTTCGCGCAGTTCGACGTGCTGGTCACGCCCACCAGTCCCTTCCCTGCCTTCCGGCGCGGCGAGAAGACCAGTGATCCGCTGGCCATGTACGCCGCTGACGTGGACACCGTCGCCATCAACCTCGCGGGCCTGCCCGCCCTGAGCGTCCCCGCCGGGTTCGACACCGCAGGCGGCGTGCGCCTGCCGGTCGGCATCCAGTTCATCGCGCCCCCCCTCCAGGATGAACGCCTCGTCCGGATTGCGGGCGGACTGGAAGGCATCGGGATCGCCCAGCCGCAGGTGGCCCCGGGTTACTGA
- the truB gene encoding tRNA pseudouridine(55) synthase TruB, which yields MPVIAVDKPLNLTSHDVVNRARRARGTKRVGHTGTLDPLATGVLVLCVDDSTKVVQFMEADSKDYLAWISLGAGTPTLDAEGPVDEVADVSGWLKPDAASLDDLRETLYTFTGPQAQVPPQYSAIQVGGQRAYAVARAGGALDLPARNVVIHSLDLLGVYPSVDAAPRTFDPQDWTPADTGHTFTLPPALGEFPTLLVRASVGSGTYLRSLARDVGAALGVPAHLGGLVRTRVGRYDLRDAVTVDDLPGATGIPDLAALDFAVIEADDRMARELRQGKRPAHAAQGRHVVTLNGDLVAVVDGNGEQLKVVRAWA from the coding sequence ATGCCCGTGATTGCCGTGGACAAGCCGCTGAACCTCACCTCACACGACGTCGTGAACCGCGCGAGGCGGGCGCGCGGCACGAAACGCGTGGGCCACACCGGCACACTGGACCCACTGGCGACCGGGGTGCTGGTGCTGTGCGTGGATGACAGCACGAAGGTCGTGCAGTTCATGGAGGCGGACAGCAAGGACTACCTCGCGTGGATCAGCCTCGGTGCTGGCACGCCCACCCTGGACGCCGAGGGGCCTGTGGATGAGGTGGCGGACGTCTCCGGCTGGCTGAAACCGGACGCAGCAAGCCTTGATGACCTTCGAGAAACTCTCTATACGTTCACGGGGCCGCAGGCGCAGGTGCCGCCGCAGTACAGCGCGATTCAGGTGGGCGGCCAGCGGGCCTACGCCGTGGCCCGCGCTGGGGGCGCACTGGACCTGCCCGCCCGGAACGTGGTGATTCACTCGCTGGACCTGCTGGGCGTGTACCCCAGCGTGGATGCCGCGCCGCGTACCTTCGACCCGCAGGACTGGACTCCTGCCGACACCGGGCACACCTTCACGCTACCGCCCGCGCTGGGTGAGTTCCCCACGCTGCTCGTCCGGGCCAGCGTGGGCAGCGGCACGTACCTGCGCTCCCTGGCCCGTGACGTGGGCGCGGCGCTGGGCGTGCCCGCGCACCTGGGCGGACTGGTCCGCACCCGCGTGGGCCGCTACGACCTGCGTGACGCCGTGACGGTGGACGACCTGCCCGGCGCGACCGGCATTCCTGACCTAGCCGCGCTGGACTTCGCAGTCATTGAGGCCGATGACCGGATGGCCCGCGAGCTCCGCCAGGGCAAACGCCCGGCGCACGCCGCGCAGGGCCGCCACGTTGTCACCCTGAACGGCGACCTCGTGGCGGTTGTGGACGGTAACGGGGAGCAGCTGAAGGTGGTGCGCGCCTGGGCGTGA
- a CDS encoding pseudouridine synthase produces the protein MSERLQKRLARAGVASRRAAEDLISAGRITVNGEVAVLGRTVIDADDIRLDGQLIETESVPKVTYMLYKPRGYVTTARDEYGRRNVLDAMPRIPGLHPVGRLDRDSEGLLLLTTDGDLTLTMTHPRYGHEKAYRAWTDGPEEPTQAELDALTDGTLKLEDGPARALLATPARGGAFVTLGEGRNRQVRRMMEDIGHPVTRLLRYRVGGLWLGNMEVGEYQQLDSRDLEDLLHPEKVPAAIWERQWERIQKRWG, from the coding sequence GTGAGCGAGCGCCTGCAAAAACGGCTCGCCCGCGCGGGGGTCGCCTCGCGCCGCGCGGCCGAGGACCTCATCAGCGCTGGGCGGATCACTGTGAACGGCGAGGTCGCCGTGCTGGGCCGCACCGTCATTGACGCGGACGACATCCGCCTGGACGGGCAGCTGATCGAGACGGAGAGCGTCCCGAAGGTCACGTACATGCTGTACAAACCGCGCGGGTACGTCACGACCGCCCGCGACGAGTACGGCCGCCGCAACGTCCTGGACGCCATGCCGCGCATTCCGGGCCTGCACCCGGTGGGCCGCCTGGACCGTGACTCCGAGGGGCTGCTGCTCCTGACGACCGACGGTGACCTGACGCTGACCATGACGCACCCCCGGTACGGGCACGAGAAGGCGTACCGGGCCTGGACGGACGGCCCTGAGGAACCCACCCAGGCCGAGCTGGATGCCCTGACCGACGGCACCCTGAAACTGGAGGACGGCCCGGCGCGCGCGCTGCTGGCCACGCCCGCACGGGGTGGGGCCTTCGTGACGCTCGGTGAGGGCCGCAACCGGCAGGTGCGCCGCATGATGGAGGACATCGGGCACCCGGTCACGCGCCTGCTGCGCTACCGCGTGGGTGGCCTGTGGCTGGGCAACATGGAGGTCGGCGAGTACCAGCAGCTGGACAGCCGGGACTTGGAGGACCTGCTGCACCCGGAGAAGGTCCCGGCGGCTATCTGGGAGCGGCAGTGGGAACGCATTCAGAAACGCTGGGGCTGA
- a CDS encoding DUF423 domain-containing protein — MTPNRTLQSGAILAALAVALGAFAAHGLKARLDATLLADFETGARYQMYTALALLALGTQANQRRAPLFLLAGAVIFSGSLYVLALTGVKVLGAITPIGGALMIAGFVLAALDAAKVPRP, encoded by the coding sequence ATGACCCCGAACCGCACCCTGCAGAGCGGCGCGATCCTGGCCGCCCTGGCCGTCGCGCTGGGCGCCTTCGCCGCGCACGGCCTGAAAGCCCGCTTGGACGCCACCCTGCTCGCCGATTTCGAGACCGGCGCCCGCTACCAGATGTACACCGCCCTGGCCCTGCTCGCCCTGGGCACCCAGGCCAACCAGCGGCGCGCCCCCCTCTTCCTGCTCGCCGGAGCCGTGATCTTCAGCGGCAGCCTGTACGTGCTGGCCCTGACCGGCGTGAAGGTGCTGGGAGCCATCACGCCCATCGGCGGCGCGCTGATGATCGCCGGATTCGTCCTGGCCGCCCTGGACGCCGCGAAGGTCCCGAGACCCTGA
- the mraZ gene encoding division/cell wall cluster transcriptional repressor MraZ, whose translation MPFGEYPYTIDDKGRVVMPPAFRDFVEDGMILTRGMEGCLYVFPLSSWKRVEEQLEGLPLTDAESRAFVRFFYSGANKARLDNQSRVSVPQTLRAFAGLDNEVIVAGAPGRLELWNPARWEAAITAVQDNPPKPDLLTNFVA comes from the coding sequence TTGCCGTTTGGAGAGTACCCGTACACCATCGATGACAAGGGCCGCGTGGTCATGCCACCCGCGTTCCGTGACTTCGTGGAGGACGGCATGATCCTGACGCGCGGCATGGAAGGCTGCCTGTACGTATTCCCGCTGTCCAGCTGGAAGCGCGTGGAGGAGCAGCTTGAAGGACTGCCGCTCACGGACGCCGAGTCGCGCGCGTTCGTGCGTTTCTTCTATTCCGGCGCGAACAAGGCGCGGCTGGACAACCAGAGCCGCGTGTCCGTTCCGCAGACCCTACGGGCCTTCGCGGGCCTGGACAACGAGGTGATCGTGGCCGGCGCGCCCGGCCGCCTCGAACTGTGGAACCCGGCGCGCTGGGAAGCGGCCATCACGGCTGTGCAGGACAATCCACCCAAACCTGACCTTCTCACGAACTTCGTGGCGTGA
- the rsmH gene encoding 16S rRNA (cytosine(1402)-N(4))-methyltransferase RsmH, whose translation MTDPDFPTDLHAPHAEDASQSETDPNLDPAGDALSHVPVLADEVLDILQPAPGKVFVDGTLGGAGHTGLLLAAGATVYGIDQDPYALARARAANPQGLTVLEGNYRDMTALLAGAGVTQVDGVLLDIGVSSFQLDDTARGFSYHTEAPLDMRMSQSGESAANVVNEYDAEDLASIIYEYGEDRLSRRIARAIVAAREQAPIETTVQLAEIIKRAYPGFSKGIHPARRTFQALRIHVNDELGALRDGLAAAESLLAPGGRLAVISFHSLEDRIVKRFLLGSEVLEPLTKRPVTARDEEQATNPRARSAKLRGAQRVTA comes from the coding sequence ATGACTGACCCTGATTTTCCCACTGACCTCCACGCGCCTCACGCTGAGGACGCGTCTCAATCCGAGACTGACCCCAACCTGGACCCCGCCGGGGACGCCCTCTCACACGTCCCCGTGCTGGCGGACGAGGTCCTGGACATTCTGCAGCCCGCGCCGGGCAAGGTCTTCGTGGACGGCACGCTGGGCGGCGCCGGCCACACCGGCCTGCTGCTCGCCGCGGGCGCGACCGTGTACGGCATCGACCAGGACCCCTACGCCCTGGCCCGCGCGCGCGCCGCGAACCCGCAGGGCCTGACCGTGCTGGAAGGCAACTACCGCGACATGACGGCCCTGCTGGCCGGGGCGGGCGTGACGCAGGTGGACGGCGTCCTGCTCGACATCGGCGTCAGCTCCTTCCAGCTGGACGACACGGCGCGCGGCTTCTCGTACCACACGGAAGCGCCCCTGGACATGCGCATGAGCCAGTCCGGCGAGAGCGCCGCCAACGTGGTCAACGAGTACGACGCTGAGGACCTCGCGTCCATCATTTACGAGTACGGCGAGGACCGCCTCTCGCGGCGCATTGCCCGGGCCATCGTGGCCGCCCGGGAGCAGGCGCCCATCGAGACAACCGTGCAGCTCGCGGAGATCATCAAGCGCGCCTACCCCGGCTTCTCGAAGGGCATCCACCCGGCCCGGCGCACCTTCCAGGCGCTGCGGATTCACGTGAACGACGAACTGGGCGCCCTGCGTGACGGCCTCGCGGCCGCTGAGTCGCTGCTCGCTCCGGGCGGGCGGCTGGCCGTGATCAGCTTCCACTCGCTGGAGGACCGCATCGTGAAACGGTTCCTGCTGGGCAGCGAGGTTCTGGAACCGCTCACGAAACGCCCCGTGACCGCCCGTGACGAGGAGCAGGCCACCAATCCCCGCGCCCGCAGCGCGAAACTGCGCGGCGCGCAGCGGGTGACCGCGTGA
- a CDS encoding peptidoglycan D,D-transpeptidase FtsI family protein, producing MEVKIRNRSALMRFIALAMFLTLVWAYAQLEWGAPQGVKRSVIQSRGSIVAADGQVLATSMNGKRVYPQGALAGQLLGMMGDTEGLEGLEAAYNGPLASGQTLKLTLNTQIQAAAEAALAKAVPAHEAEYGSALVIETRTGRLLAAATYPPFNPNEWRTFSDADRRNRPFLDVFEPGSTIKALVVAAAMNEGLTTPNTLYSTPMSRYVGGRWGSRIGDAVAHPATLTTQGILRYSSNVGMSHVVEHFKPELMRGYLSQYGFGQDVALPTLPTATGKLQALSRWNDLVRATNAFGQGMSSTNLQLISAFNVLANDGQYVAPRLVEGAGGQDRREVIRPEVARTTRQLLLNVINEGIFSQAGIKGYDLAGKTGTAQVVVDGRYSSTVYDSVFAGFLPAEAPRVTITVMVHGAKKQHHGSQLAAPIFREISAQVLSSWGSAPQTGQ from the coding sequence GTGGAAGTGAAGATCCGCAACCGCTCGGCGCTGATGCGTTTCATCGCGCTCGCCATGTTCCTGACGCTGGTGTGGGCGTACGCGCAGCTGGAGTGGGGCGCGCCGCAGGGCGTGAAACGCAGCGTGATCCAGTCCCGCGGGTCCATCGTGGCCGCGGACGGACAGGTGCTGGCCACCAGCATGAACGGCAAGCGCGTGTACCCGCAGGGCGCCCTGGCCGGTCAGCTGCTGGGCATGATGGGCGACACCGAGGGCCTGGAGGGCCTGGAAGCCGCGTACAACGGGCCGCTCGCGTCGGGACAGACGCTGAAGCTGACGCTGAACACGCAGATTCAGGCGGCGGCCGAGGCGGCCCTCGCCAAGGCCGTACCGGCGCACGAGGCAGAGTACGGCTCTGCGCTGGTGATTGAAACCCGCACCGGGCGGCTGCTGGCGGCCGCCACGTACCCGCCCTTCAACCCGAACGAGTGGCGCACGTTCAGCGACGCGGACCGCCGCAACCGGCCGTTCCTGGACGTGTTCGAGCCGGGATCGACCATCAAGGCGCTGGTCGTGGCCGCCGCGATGAACGAGGGACTAACCACACCGAACACCCTGTACAGCACGCCCATGAGCCGGTACGTGGGGGGCCGCTGGGGCAGCCGCATCGGGGACGCCGTGGCGCACCCGGCGACGCTGACCACGCAGGGCATCCTGAGGTACAGCAGCAACGTGGGCATGAGTCACGTCGTCGAGCACTTCAAGCCGGAGCTGATGCGCGGCTACCTGAGCCAGTACGGGTTCGGGCAGGACGTCGCCCTCCCGACGCTGCCTACCGCCACGGGAAAACTGCAGGCCCTGTCCCGCTGGAATGACCTGGTGCGGGCCACGAACGCGTTCGGGCAGGGAATGAGCAGCACGAACCTTCAGCTGATCTCGGCGTTCAACGTGCTGGCCAACGATGGGCAGTACGTCGCGCCGCGGCTGGTCGAGGGGGCGGGCGGGCAGGACCGGCGTGAGGTGATCCGGCCAGAGGTGGCCCGCACCACGCGGCAACTGCTGCTGAACGTGATCAACGAGGGGATCTTCTCCCAGGCGGGCATCAAGGGCTACGACCTGGCGGGCAAGACGGGTACGGCGCAGGTCGTGGTGGACGGGCGCTACTCCAGCACGGTGTACGACAGTGTGTTCGCGGGATTCCTGCCCGCAGAGGCGCCGCGCGTGACGATCACGGTCATGGTGCACGGCGCGAAAAAGCAGCATCACGGGTCTCAGCTGGCGGCCCCGATCTTCCGGGAGATCTCGGCGCAGGTGCTGTCCTCGTGGGGGTCAGCGCCTCAGACCGGTCAATGA